One window from the genome of Pedobacter schmidteae encodes:
- a CDS encoding TonB-dependent receptor, whose translation MKRFFTRFSVLTLLSLLFINVAFAQNITVKGTVTDGQDKTPIPSVSINLKGSKTGAQTDATGKFAISVPANGTLVFTYIGYVTQEIPVNGQTTINVSLVPTAQQLEQVVVVGYGTQRKVDVTGSVASLKGTEISKQASTNPVGALQGKIAGVAITNTGTPGSSPQIRIRGLGTIFGNQAPLYVVDGVWYSDIAFLSPGDIENMSILKDASAQSIYGIRAANGVVLITTKKGKSGMPTTVNYDAYAGFQTTTNKVKMANAQEYATFTNELAALNGGGPVFSDPSSLGQGTNWYDQILRNAFVTNHNLAVSGGGEKSTYNISLGYLNQDGNIKTNNYKRYTARVSNDIQVFKDLKVGYNITGLSSKSKDVPSTIFHQLYSAAPSVPVFNADGSYGDPKTQNLGDGANFNPQASIDFFNQQTKQYSVTGNIFAELKFARHFTFRTSFGGEFGQMENRKYAPVYRATEAQKSDISTLDLKRVETRNWIIENTLTYDNTFADDHKLTVLLGQSAQSNKAYTLNGSAQNVPFNTEADLYLSLGDAASRNVTDQGSRIKFASYFARANYAFKNKYLLNASIRADGASQFFGSSDAWGYFPSVGAGWILTNEDFMKDQKFFNSLKLRGSWGIIGNASVPINPSQQTLAQTGDLIAIFNNQPFTGKTQNTLPPPSIVWEKGIGTDIGMDAAFLSHRLTVEADFYNRKTSRAIFKIPVLGSLGTVDNQMLGNQADIQNRGVELSATWSDVTNGGLTYSIGGNISYNANKVLNVLSGETPIYSGSTGVTNGAFATRTIVGQPIGMFYGYKVVGIFQNAADIANSPAQASAAPGGFKYQDLNGDGRITSQDRTELGNPNPKYTYGVNTSFAYKNFDLALDFQGVAAVDIYNSNLAYRFGNENITKDLFDNRWHGEGTSNTYPSANIGASANAAPNSFYVSSGAYFRVRNAQLGYTLPGHILSKWKIQKIRFYANAQNAINLFGYKGFSPEVGPIPVDNAEKIKTTPTNTTLNAGLDANVYPLYATYNFGINLTF comes from the coding sequence ATGAAAAGATTCTTTACAAGATTTTCTGTTTTAACACTCCTTAGTTTGCTTTTTATCAACGTTGCCTTTGCGCAGAACATTACTGTAAAAGGTACAGTTACCGATGGTCAGGATAAAACTCCTATCCCGTCGGTAAGCATTAATTTAAAGGGCAGCAAAACAGGAGCACAAACAGATGCCACAGGTAAATTTGCAATTAGTGTGCCAGCAAATGGTACATTGGTATTTACCTACATTGGGTATGTCACACAGGAAATCCCTGTAAATGGCCAAACCACTATTAACGTAAGCCTTGTGCCAACTGCACAACAGCTGGAGCAGGTTGTGGTAGTAGGTTACGGAACTCAACGTAAAGTTGATGTAACCGGTTCGGTAGCCAGCCTAAAAGGTACCGAAATCTCCAAACAAGCTTCTACTAATCCGGTGGGTGCCTTACAGGGCAAAATTGCGGGTGTGGCCATTACCAATACGGGTACCCCAGGTTCTTCGCCACAAATCCGTATCCGCGGTTTGGGCACCATATTTGGCAACCAGGCCCCTTTATATGTGGTAGATGGTGTATGGTATAGCGACATCGCCTTTTTAAGCCCGGGCGACATTGAAAATATGAGCATCCTGAAAGATGCTTCTGCACAGTCCATATACGGTATCCGCGCAGCCAATGGTGTGGTATTGATTACCACTAAAAAAGGAAAATCGGGCATGCCAACTACGGTTAATTACGATGCCTACGCCGGATTTCAAACCACTACCAATAAAGTTAAGATGGCCAATGCACAGGAGTACGCGACCTTTACCAACGAGCTAGCGGCTTTAAATGGCGGAGGTCCGGTATTTAGCGATCCTTCAAGCCTGGGTCAGGGTACCAACTGGTACGATCAGATCCTACGCAATGCTTTTGTAACCAATCATAATTTAGCTGTTTCAGGTGGTGGAGAGAAGTCGACATACAACATTTCCTTAGGTTACCTGAATCAGGACGGAAACATCAAAACCAACAATTACAAAAGATATACCGCAAGGGTTTCAAATGACATCCAGGTATTTAAAGACTTAAAAGTAGGCTACAACATTACCGGGTTATCCAGTAAATCAAAAGATGTACCGTCTACTATTTTTCACCAGCTGTATTCGGCTGCACCGAGTGTACCTGTATTTAATGCCGATGGCTCTTATGGTGATCCGAAAACACAGAACCTTGGTGATGGTGCAAACTTTAACCCCCAGGCTTCTATTGATTTCTTTAACCAGCAAACCAAACAATACAGCGTAACCGGTAATATTTTTGCTGAATTGAAGTTTGCCAGACACTTTACCTTCAGAACAAGCTTCGGAGGCGAGTTTGGCCAAATGGAGAACAGGAAATATGCACCGGTATACCGTGCAACTGAAGCGCAAAAAAGCGACATCAGTACCCTGGATCTGAAACGTGTGGAAACCCGTAACTGGATTATTGAAAATACACTGACTTACGACAATACTTTTGCCGATGACCATAAACTAACGGTGTTATTGGGCCAGTCGGCACAAAGCAATAAAGCTTATACCCTTAATGGCAGTGCGCAAAATGTACCTTTCAATACCGAAGCCGATCTTTACCTGAGCTTAGGTGATGCCGCCTCCAGAAACGTGACCGATCAGGGCTCGAGGATCAAATTTGCATCTTACTTTGCCCGGGCAAATTATGCTTTCAAAAACAAATATCTGTTAAATGCTTCAATCCGTGCCGACGGTGCCTCACAGTTTTTTGGGAGCAGTGATGCATGGGGCTATTTCCCATCAGTAGGTGCCGGCTGGATACTTACCAATGAGGATTTCATGAAAGATCAGAAGTTTTTCAACTCTTTAAAACTAAGAGGTAGCTGGGGTATTATCGGAAACGCAAGCGTACCGATCAATCCTTCGCAACAAACGCTGGCACAAACAGGTGATTTGATTGCCATCTTCAACAACCAGCCCTTTACCGGAAAAACTCAGAACACCTTACCTCCCCCATCTATCGTATGGGAAAAAGGTATAGGTACCGATATTGGAATGGATGCAGCTTTCCTGAGCCACCGATTGACAGTTGAAGCCGATTTTTACAATAGAAAAACATCAAGGGCCATATTTAAAATCCCTGTACTGGGTTCGTTAGGTACGGTAGACAACCAAATGCTGGGTAACCAGGCCGACATACAAAACAGAGGTGTAGAGCTATCTGCTACCTGGAGCGACGTGACCAATGGCGGATTAACCTATTCCATTGGTGGTAATATCAGCTACAATGCCAATAAAGTGTTAAATGTACTTTCAGGCGAAACGCCTATTTACTCAGGAAGCACTGGTGTTACCAATGGTGCATTTGCAACCAGAACCATTGTTGGCCAACCTATTGGTATGTTTTACGGTTATAAAGTGGTAGGTATTTTCCAAAATGCGGCCGACATAGCCAACTCACCTGCTCAGGCCAGTGCTGCGCCTGGTGGTTTTAAATACCAGGATCTGAATGGCGATGGAAGAATCACATCGCAAGACAGAACAGAACTGGGCAATCCAAATCCTAAATACACTTACGGTGTAAACACCAGCTTTGCCTACAAAAACTTCGACCTTGCCCTGGACTTTCAGGGAGTTGCGGCTGTAGATATCTACAATTCCAACCTGGCTTACCGTTTCGGTAATGAAAACATCACTAAAGACCTGTTCGACAACAGATGGCATGGCGAAGGCACCTCCAATACTTATCCTTCTGCAAATATCGGTGCCTCGGCCAATGCCGCACCAAACTCCTTTTATGTATCCAGCGGCGCTTATTTCCGCGTAAGGAATGCCCAGTTGGGATATACCCTGCCAGGCCATATCCTTTCCAAATGGAAAATACAGAAAATAAGGTTCTATGCCAATGCTCAAAATGCCATCAACCTGTTTGGTTATAAAGGATTTAGTCCGGAAGTAGGCCCGATTCCTGTTGATAATGCCGAAAAGATTAAAACAACACCAACCAATACCACTTTAAATGCCGGTTTGGACGCCAATGTTTACCCACTTTATGCTACGTATAATTTTGGTATTAACCTTACTTTTTAA
- a CDS encoding triple tyrosine motif-containing protein, whose product MNLKFLKYCLCFIAVLSFYNASADIIKSIGVPYVQNYPKSIYLSGNQNWSVAKDKSGIMYFGNAEGLLSYDGRYWQQHKMPNRQIVRSVATSSNGIIYTGSFGEFGYWKVSDKRLKYHSLVQFIPKPYKMTDEIWKIYIDGKRIIFQSFTTIYIYQDKKINVIKGGGSFLFLHKVGQRFLIEELGKGLFELKGSQLTPLNNVGPPLPESVLSILPYKEGKLLIGTSKSGLFLYDGQKYTPFQTVANAFLKTYQLNNGVRILGKYYAYGTILNGLIILNEEGQIIQQINKSSGLQNNTILSIYADDEQNLWAGLDNGIDRIELNSPLYFYFDKTGLFGTVYSSLIYKNKIYLGTNQGLFSSSWTSENGQPFKTFNFKLIPNSQGQVWDLSLIDGQLFCGHNDYTFRVTDNTIERISHTGGGWTIKKLNDDYLIQGTYTGLVLYKKDASGLWKFHHKIENFTQPSRYVEKDAKGDIWVSHAYRGLYKLSLSPDLKKAVTIKYYDERNGLPSSYNVNLLTLENKLLYSSDQGFLTFDEISNRFTPYEVLNKVIGTYANSNKIISAGDKKYWFINHGKMALVNFKQPGLVEVDSVRFSVLDGRMVQYYENISKISDQIYLISVDDGFVIYDATGTQSNAKINLPAVLIRKVEDITDTYSTISEVGNSDAVIEIPFSRNNLRISYALPYYRAAKIKFQYFLEGYSKQWSDWSTASQKDFTNLSRGSYKFLVRAKINDQKVGGVSTFEFTVLPPFYASNWAFVLYLILFIILLLVAKKLYEKKLLKDQQAISAKLQAEKEVFLKKEAEATEKQIVKLQTEKLQAELAGKSRELANSAMSLVYKNELLQKLSQEILKLKDGNGKPLAEDQLRKIQKVIDEGMNDERDWNLFESSFNEAHESFFKKLKAQHPDLVPNDLKLCAYLHMNMSSKELASLLNISLRGVEIRRYRLRKKLNVPHDKNLVEFLMEL is encoded by the coding sequence ATGAACCTGAAGTTTTTAAAATACTGCTTATGCTTTATTGCTGTATTATCTTTTTATAATGCATCGGCAGATATCATTAAAAGCATCGGAGTTCCTTATGTTCAAAATTATCCCAAATCTATCTATTTATCTGGCAACCAAAACTGGTCGGTAGCGAAGGATAAGTCGGGCATTATGTATTTTGGTAATGCCGAAGGCTTGCTTAGTTATGACGGGCGGTACTGGCAACAACACAAAATGCCGAACAGGCAAATTGTAAGGTCGGTGGCTACCAGCAGCAATGGCATTATCTATACTGGCAGCTTTGGCGAATTCGGCTATTGGAAAGTATCCGATAAACGCTTAAAATACCATTCATTGGTACAGTTTATACCCAAACCGTACAAAATGACCGATGAGATATGGAAAATCTATATAGATGGAAAGCGGATCATCTTCCAGTCCTTCACCACTATCTATATTTATCAGGATAAAAAAATCAATGTCATCAAAGGAGGTGGTTCCTTTTTATTTTTACACAAAGTAGGTCAGCGTTTCCTCATCGAGGAACTGGGCAAAGGGCTTTTCGAGTTGAAAGGGAGCCAACTGACCCCCTTAAACAATGTTGGACCACCGTTACCAGAAAGTGTGCTTTCCATTTTGCCTTACAAAGAAGGGAAATTATTGATTGGCACCAGCAAGTCCGGGCTATTCCTATATGACGGACAAAAATACACGCCTTTCCAGACAGTGGCCAATGCCTTTTTAAAGACCTACCAACTCAATAACGGGGTTCGCATTTTGGGCAAATATTATGCTTATGGGACCATTTTAAATGGTTTGATCATCCTCAATGAGGAAGGTCAGATTATTCAGCAGATCAACAAATCCAGTGGTTTGCAAAACAATACGATTTTAAGCATCTATGCTGATGATGAACAGAATTTATGGGCAGGCCTCGACAATGGCATTGACCGCATTGAGCTCAATTCACCACTCTATTTTTACTTCGATAAAACAGGTCTTTTTGGAACAGTATATTCGAGTCTCATTTATAAAAACAAAATATACCTGGGCACCAATCAGGGTCTGTTTTCCAGTTCCTGGACATCCGAAAACGGTCAGCCTTTTAAAACCTTTAATTTTAAACTGATCCCTAATTCTCAGGGACAGGTATGGGACCTGAGTTTGATTGACGGACAATTGTTTTGTGGCCACAATGATTATACTTTCAGGGTAACAGACAACACCATAGAAAGAATATCACATACAGGTGGTGGCTGGACTATAAAAAAATTGAATGACGATTACCTTATTCAAGGCACCTATACAGGTCTGGTGCTTTATAAAAAGGACGCATCAGGCTTATGGAAGTTTCACCACAAAATTGAAAACTTTACCCAGCCTTCCAGATATGTAGAAAAAGATGCCAAAGGGGATATATGGGTAAGTCATGCTTACCGTGGTCTTTATAAGCTCAGTCTTAGCCCCGATTTAAAAAAGGCAGTTACGATTAAATATTACGACGAACGCAATGGCTTGCCCAGCAGCTACAATGTAAACCTTCTAACTCTTGAAAACAAGTTACTTTATTCGTCAGACCAGGGCTTTCTAACTTTTGATGAGATCAGCAACAGGTTTACTCCGTACGAGGTACTGAACAAAGTAATCGGCACCTATGCCAATTCCAATAAAATCATTAGTGCCGGCGATAAAAAGTATTGGTTTATCAACCACGGTAAAATGGCACTTGTCAATTTTAAGCAGCCGGGACTGGTTGAGGTTGATTCGGTCCGGTTTAGTGTGCTGGATGGCCGCATGGTTCAATACTATGAAAACATCAGTAAAATCAGCGATCAGATTTACCTGATCAGTGTAGATGACGGCTTTGTGATTTACGATGCTACCGGCACCCAAAGCAATGCAAAAATTAATCTACCAGCGGTTCTTATCAGAAAGGTAGAAGACATTACCGATACCTATTCCACCATAAGTGAAGTTGGGAATAGCGATGCTGTGATAGAAATTCCTTTTAGCAGAAACAACCTCAGGATTTCCTACGCCCTTCCCTATTACCGGGCAGCAAAAATCAAATTTCAGTATTTTTTGGAAGGCTATTCCAAACAATGGTCGGATTGGAGCACTGCATCGCAAAAGGACTTTACCAACCTATCCAGAGGCAGTTATAAATTCCTGGTACGTGCCAAAATCAACGATCAAAAAGTAGGTGGAGTGAGCACCTTTGAATTTACAGTACTTCCACCCTTTTACGCCAGCAACTGGGCTTTTGTTCTTTATTTGATCTTGTTTATTATATTATTGCTTGTTGCCAAAAAACTATACGAAAAGAAATTGCTAAAAGATCAGCAGGCCATAAGCGCAAAACTCCAGGCCGAAAAGGAAGTCTTTTTAAAGAAGGAAGCAGAAGCAACCGAAAAGCAGATTGTAAAACTGCAGACAGAAAAACTGCAGGCAGAGCTTGCGGGAAAAAGCAGAGAGCTTGCCAACTCGGCCATGAGCCTGGTATATAAAAACGAATTGCTTCAAAAGCTTAGTCAGGAAATCCTGAAGCTAAAAGATGGCAATGGTAAACCACTTGCCGAAGATCAGCTGAGAAAAATCCAGAAAGTAATTGATGAAGGGATGAATGACGAGCGCGACTGGAATTTGTTCGAAAGCAGTTTCAATGAAGCACATGAGAGTTTCTTCAAAAAACTAAAAGCCCAGCATCCTGATCTGGTGCCCAACGACCTTAAACTTTGTGCTTACCTACACATGAATATGAGCAGCAAAGAACTGGCCTCTCTCCTCAACATATCACTCCGCGGAGTCGAAATCAGACGATACCGCTTGAGAAAAAAATTAAATGTACCCCATGACAAGAACCTTGTAGAGTTCCTGATGGAACTTTAG
- a CDS encoding RagB/SusD family nutrient uptake outer membrane protein, which translates to MKKYNNTYKKAALGIGLILATAIIAPSCKKDFLNVPEEGKQQSTVFWKTADDATAGVNAIYGNLRSWENTAFPAIAIESIGSDDADKGSTASDASFFLQFDQFTIDPDQGNIGGFWNGQYRNINYTNRVLDNIPAITMDENLKARYLAEAKFVRALSYFRLVRAFGGVPLRLHVPTDANVDYNLPRSTVAEVYSQIEKDLTEAAAVLPPTYGAADIGRATKGAALTLHAKVAMYQKKWNDVLSFTNTVMGMGYSLLPNYEKVFRIENENSSESIFEIQCALLPNNKDASNSQYSQVQGVRGITGGGWGFNVPSANLAAAYETGDPRRDATIIFRGETTPSGDFIPLVGDNPMYNQKSYVPFSLFVSGFNEGAQQNVRVLRYSDVLLMNAEAANELNNPTQAIASLEEVRKRARQGSTTILPKVTTTDKDQLRAAIYRERRVEFAMENDRFFDVIRQGRGAEVFGPKGWKANRNEVWPIPQTEIDLSGGVVSQNPGY; encoded by the coding sequence ATGAAAAAATATAACAACACCTATAAAAAAGCAGCATTGGGTATTGGTTTAATCCTTGCGACCGCCATTATTGCCCCATCCTGCAAAAAAGACTTCCTTAACGTTCCTGAAGAAGGGAAACAACAAAGTACCGTATTCTGGAAAACAGCCGATGATGCGACTGCCGGTGTAAATGCCATCTATGGTAACCTGCGCTCATGGGAAAATACTGCCTTCCCTGCCATTGCTATCGAAAGCATAGGCTCTGATGATGCAGACAAAGGTAGTACAGCCTCAGATGCCAGTTTCTTCCTGCAATTTGATCAGTTTACCATCGACCCAGATCAGGGTAATATTGGTGGTTTCTGGAACGGACAATACCGCAACATCAATTATACCAACCGTGTGCTGGATAATATCCCGGCCATTACCATGGATGAAAACCTGAAAGCAAGATACCTGGCAGAAGCAAAATTTGTAAGGGCACTTTCTTATTTCAGACTGGTACGTGCTTTTGGCGGGGTGCCATTGCGCCTGCATGTTCCTACCGATGCCAATGTAGATTACAACCTTCCAAGGTCGACCGTTGCCGAAGTATACTCACAAATTGAAAAAGACCTGACAGAGGCTGCTGCTGTATTGCCGCCAACTTACGGAGCAGCAGATATTGGCCGCGCCACAAAGGGTGCAGCTTTAACCTTGCACGCTAAGGTGGCCATGTATCAGAAAAAATGGAACGATGTGTTGAGCTTTACCAATACCGTAATGGGCATGGGCTATTCTTTGTTACCTAATTACGAAAAGGTATTCAGGATTGAGAATGAGAACAGTTCAGAATCTATTTTTGAAATCCAATGTGCTTTATTGCCCAACAACAAAGATGCATCCAACTCTCAGTACTCGCAAGTTCAGGGTGTACGTGGTATTACCGGTGGCGGTTGGGGCTTTAATGTACCTTCGGCCAATCTGGCTGCAGCCTATGAAACCGGCGATCCGAGAAGAGATGCGACTATTATTTTCAGAGGAGAAACTACACCATCAGGTGACTTTATTCCTTTGGTAGGCGACAACCCAATGTACAACCAAAAATCATATGTACCCTTTAGCCTTTTCGTATCAGGTTTTAACGAAGGTGCACAGCAAAATGTACGTGTGCTGCGTTATTCAGATGTATTGCTGATGAATGCAGAAGCGGCCAATGAACTGAACAATCCAACGCAAGCCATCGCTTCACTGGAAGAGGTTAGAAAAAGAGCCCGCCAGGGAAGCACCACCATCCTGCCCAAGGTAACCACTACTGACAAAGATCAGTTAAGGGCGGCCATATACAGAGAAAGACGTGTGGAATTTGCTATGGAAAATGACCGTTTCTTTGATGTGATTCGTCAGGGCCGAGGAGCCGAAGTTTTTGGTCCTAAAGGTTGGAAAGCCAACAGAAACGAAGTTTGGCCAATCCCTCAAACAGAGATTGACCTGAGCGGAGGCGTAGTGTCTCAAAACCCGGGTTACTAA
- a CDS encoding rhodanese-related sulfurtransferase — translation MMTYQTLLYYCYSPIAAAEQFADDHLKFCKSLGLVGRIIVADEGLNGTVSGTKEACEAYMAAVKADERFAKTDFKIDDVSEPSFIKMHCRYKSEIVHSGLRDPNIIDPNKRTGKHLEPVEFQKMIDQEDVVILDVRSNYEHNLGRFKNAVTLDIENFRDFPEKINELAQYKDKKVLTYCTGGIKCEKASALLLHHGFSDVYQLHGGIIKYGKEAGGEDFEGKCYVFDNRIAVDVNTVNPTVVSKCYNCGKTTPKMINCANPECNEHVTQCDDCGNELQGCCSVACTTNPRKRKYDGTGYYVKVPQPVNVAVK, via the coding sequence ATTATGACATATCAGACACTACTTTACTATTGCTATAGTCCAATAGCAGCAGCAGAACAATTTGCTGACGATCACCTTAAATTCTGTAAATCGCTAGGTCTTGTGGGCCGGATCATTGTGGCCGACGAAGGCTTAAATGGCACGGTATCAGGAACAAAAGAAGCCTGCGAAGCTTATATGGCCGCAGTAAAAGCCGATGAGCGTTTTGCAAAAACCGATTTTAAGATAGATGATGTTTCGGAGCCTTCTTTCATCAAAATGCATTGCCGGTATAAGTCCGAAATTGTACACTCTGGTTTAAGGGATCCAAACATTATTGACCCGAACAAACGAACCGGCAAACATTTGGAACCGGTGGAGTTTCAAAAAATGATTGATCAGGAAGACGTGGTAATTTTGGATGTCAGGTCCAATTATGAGCACAACCTTGGCCGATTTAAAAATGCAGTTACACTGGATATTGAAAATTTCAGGGATTTCCCGGAAAAGATAAATGAGCTGGCCCAGTATAAAGATAAAAAAGTATTGACCTACTGCACTGGCGGGATCAAATGTGAAAAAGCATCCGCACTGCTGTTGCACCACGGCTTTAGCGATGTGTACCAATTGCATGGCGGGATTATTAAATATGGTAAAGAGGCCGGTGGTGAGGACTTTGAAGGTAAATGCTACGTTTTTGATAATCGTATTGCTGTTGATGTAAATACGGTAAACCCTACTGTAGTGTCTAAGTGTTATAACTGTGGCAAAACCACGCCTAAAATGATCAACTGCGCCAATCCTGAATGCAATGAGCACGTAACACAATGTGACGACTGCGGAAACGAACTTCAGGGCTGTTGTTCTGTAGCTTGTACAACCAATCCCCGCAAACGTAAATACGATGGAACAGGATACTATGTAAAAGTACCTCAGCCGGTAAATGTAGCTGTCAAATAG